attattgcagagctatagtagaagctttgatctcttataatcgtactgtacattctattagactggtgggcgtggcctcttaagctaattagagaaagtgatttagtgtgcatgcaattattgctacaagtaacactcgcttgttagtagacactatcctaattacactcattcattattcagggtcttcagggtccccctcccagagagttgagacctccactcactctgaaatgcaGAAggggaaaagacatgccaatcaagatgggtacctcggtacagagtgttgttatcggtgacacggtgtatgttggtggaggctATGCAGACAATGGTCgtgacaggtgtacagtgatgaagctcgagcaagatcaatggaccaaactaccagagtacactgccaagtactttgctatgacatcactcgctaatcgactagtgctggtgggaggaaaagatccaagaaacaacaaacccaccaatcagcttgcagtatttgagtcaggggaatggactcacccgtacccaccaatgaacattgctcgtgattcctcaacagctttctccttcaacaaccacatcattgtagctggtgggcgtgatgATAAAGGACgtatctcctctgtggaggtgttggacgtggcattaagaagatggtacattgctcagtcactacctaacccacgatcagaactgaaatcgactctcataggaaacaccctctacctaatgggagggtgggaTCACACTGGGataaccaagacagtgcatcacgtcgacctcaatgaactcatcgcaaaggccctttccaacctggacacacccactccctggcagaccttacaggaagtaccactcgtgttctcagctcctctcagtattgagaggtcactattagccgttggtggagaggacgacagagacaactcaagttcatcgatccacctctaccagcctgacaccaggaggtgggtgaaagtgggagacctgcctactgcacgatacagctgcacatgctcagtacttcctagtggagaggtcattgtagccggaggactgACAAGTGCAAAACTGTTTATAATTACTGATTATATTCGAACTGTTGATTTCTTGTGTATAAgtaattagttattttgttaattgtttctctttaattgtgcgatgagtttataatgatattgaTATTCTTTTTATTATGTTGAGAcaattaagttgcaacagaattttatcgcatataattatagttattatgatgacatgaagtggtacatacataattacattgccagaaaatagtacaaaaacagacaaaataatatttaacagtctcataacaagttcaggtccttggttggggtcttgtccgagggtagggtggacgccttctcacagaatacaaagtctatctcctcttccgagtcagacagtgaggggtggggctcgggaactgaggggttaaagattcacatgatcatagtcacactgagtggccagtttacgtgaggcccctctctttcttagcagcatagtaggcttatcttttccggcccccagttatcctaatggaactgaggggttaaagagtcacacggtcatagtcacactgagtggccttcttagcagcatagtacgcctaaaggtgtgtgtgtgtgtgtgtgtggggggggggtcgtacatgattgtacattgcacacctcaaataggacacactatagctgaccttgaatgactttaagggactctacaaagtatgacacaaatgcattttccagctaatgtactctgtacctctacctccattctcagtgcctcttcttgtctcctcaacacttggccgggctgaaaaatggccgcataactgggggccggaaaagatgaggggcagaaaaatcaaacaatagtacagaagacaaatcgatcagtcaatctacaattagaactagagcactgaagtgctaccctcggcAGTGTCCTGTAGCCAGgataaacaacacatggacacattcaaactggtagtgtgatgaagggtctggtacacgtactgtacaatgtcatgtacaaatattgtgagctagtgttctcaattgacacacgtttccctgtacacacctaaactgcatacattgaagcataccttgtatacaagtgcatgtacatacagactagtaagcatgctaggttcccattctttgtactgtacattcaatagtacacagtcaactcattgcactgcataactacacattatacacacgtaccttgttcttgatgaaggttcttcTCAATGCCAGCTAATGGCACAGGTGTTTCAAGTTGGCCACTTAGTTTATAATTGGAACAATGGAATGTTTCACGAAATATTAgaaaaaatgggcgtggtatTAATTTTTGAACTTCTTGTTTTGCAATCTTTTTGACTTGAATTATTTTTATGTTCCTGTTGCATAGGAACGTTTTTTGTGATGTAATCATGTTCTTTAATGGTTATTCTACGTCACTGCTGTGACTGCGCACACAAATTAACAACAATATGGTTTTGCGCAGGCCAAACATACCTCGTGGTTTTGTTATCAAAACAATCATGCAATGAGTGGTTGTAGTAAAGTACTTTGTAGTGGAAAGCAGAAAATTTCCAGGAATTGAGTCTACTACCATCTTGAAGAGGAAGTGTTGTACTACTGAAATACATCTGTCAGGCTAACTTTTTTGCAGTGAGATATGCAACATCAAATATTGATTAAAATGTACAATGAAACAGCTGTAAAACGTAAACTATACATTACAATTCACAGGAATGACAGAAGCGCACAAAGCAGCCTTAGAGAGActgtgtagagtgtgtgggAAAAGTCTCTTAGCCTCTAAAGGGAAAAGGACTACCAAATATCAGTGTTCAGAAAATGCCAGCGAACTATTGGACACATTTGGTCTTCATATAAGCTCTGATAATCCCTCCATCCATCCTCAATGCTATTGTCATCCCTGTAGAAATATAATGTATTTCACCAAGCGTGCAAAAGCAAATAAAACAGACTACAAACCCACCAGCTTACAAATACACCAGTGGGTTGATCACATGCACAACGAGCAGTGTTCAGTGTGCACGGCTATTTCAAAAGCAGGGAGACCCAAGAAACCCTTCAAAGCTGGCAGACCACCCAACATCTCTCCACAGGCTATTATTAAACACATAAGGGAAATAGCAGCAAATTCCGTTACACCGGACATGGACCCTGCTAACATACTGAATGTTCCCGGACATGGACCCTGCTAACATACTGAATGTTCCTGATGAATTAAAATGTGAGTTGTGCTCCTCACTTCTTAACAAACCAATTGAGCTCACGACGTGCCAAAAGTACGCATGTGCTGAATGCTGCTGCCAGAGCTTACTAAAAGCCGAATCCCTTTGTTGTCCCTGTTGTGGCGCTGATCATGTGGCTGATTTTTGCACTGTCAGGCAACCTCCAGAAGCAATCCTGGCCTTCATTCGAAGTCTGACCACAAATATCACACATGTGATAAAAAAGCCGTCGCACATACCCCTAACACCAGCAGAGAAGAAACTCCAGGCATCTCTTGTAACACGGAGTCTGTCATCCGATCCTGAACATTCTCAAACACTACAATTACAGACAGGAGGACAGGTATAATGAATACAATATGCACTGCACAtgtttattattatgtacttgTACCAAATAGCCCATCACACTAATGCAAGTCAGGTCTCCTAGAGTACCTTCTGGGCAGGCAAGTTCTCGGACTGTGCGGCGTCGTTCCTCTGAACTTAGACATCAGAGGAAAAGGATCAGTGGTGGGGATGAGTGTACTCAGCTGGCAAATGAGGTGACTGCCAGCAGCCGGGAGAAACGGCAGGCACTCATAGATAAGCTCCGAGAGAAAGGGAGTATCAAGATATCGATTCCTGCCAGGGAAGCTTTAGCAATGAAGGTGGACCTGCACTTGGCATACAACAAGACGAGAGATATGAGGAGGCAAGTTTAAACTACAAACAGTACCTTCATATTCATATTATTGGAATCAGGTGGTTGAAGCAGTGGGGAGTCGAGATAGCCTCAGAAAAGAAGATGCGGGCAGAATCGGAGCAGTACGTAGGGGAGAACCTATGTACCGAGTTAACCCCATTCACCTTTCCTGTCCATGATGGTCACAATACCATTGAGATTAGGAATGTTCCTATGGCGTATGTCAAGGATCTGTGGCAGAAGATAGAGGACATGTTGTCAATGAACGACAACGACATCACAGGGTAACGAacaccacatgcatgtacacaagtaaATAAAAGTGCACAAgtttaattatactataaacaGGGTACACCGTCTCACCTGGCATGAAGGTCGTATCCCTAGTGATGAATTGTGGGTCAAGTTTGGGGGTGACAAAGGAGGAGGAAGCTTCAAGATGTCCTTCCAGATCGTCAACGTGGAGAATCCTAATGCGGCCAATAACACCTGTGTGTTCTGCATGTTTGAAGCGTCTGACAACCCCGTCAACCTCAGAATTGCTCTCAAGAGGTACAGAGACCAGATTGAAGACCTGGAGTCTAAAACCTGGAGGTGATACACACAAcaccacaataataattattgtgctataACATCATTACGACACATTGCAGAGGGAAGAAGATCAAAACATTTTTGAGTGGCGACTACGAATTTTTGTGCCATATGTATGGCCTGTCAGGAGCATCAGGTACTATGATtattagttacatgtacaggctTCAACGAAGAAACATCTTACTTTTGAAAACAGGAAAGTACTGCTGCATTTGGTGCCTGGTTACTTCTGATCAGCTCCGACCCACCCCAGAGTGTTCCTGCCAGAAGCACACAAAGCATTTGCCAGGACTTTGAACGCTTCACTGCAGCTGGAGCAGATCTAAAGAAGGCAAAACAGTACAATAATGTTGTACGACAACCCTTCTTTCCTGGGATACAACTTACCAATGTAAATTACAGGTTACAATTACAATAGtggatatatatacatgtactatgtatacacatacatgtaggtatgcCCACCTGGCCTTCATATTTCCCTCGGCATTTTCTACCGGCTCTTTTCTCTCCTTGAGAATGAATGCCATGAGCTGGACATGATGGTGGCTAGTGAAGACTGTGCAGAGAAAGGTGGAGCGAGTTATGGTCACTATGCACAAGCATTGGAGAAGATCACCCAACTCAAGAGTGATATgagaaggtatatatataaagtgACAACTATAAAACTAAATGAAAACATACCAGGTTGTCAGATGAACTCAAGAACCAGCATGACCTGATAACACTTCTCTTCACTCTTTCCGAGGAAGATGACCCTGAAGAGAATCCACAAATTGTGGATTTGTTCACTGAGGCGAATGCTATAAACAAAAAAGCAGAAAAACTAGTACGTAAacgtaaacataattattacatgttgTTATGCGTTTCACTACTTACTTCAGACAAAAGAGTACCACCTAGCTGAAGCAGAGATTGCAAAAGGGTTCAAGCTTCATGATGGGCCTTTTGTTAAGGAACTTGACACAGCTCTGGCTTCTTTCAATGTACATCGTCAAGCGTATTACAGTGGAACATTTGTTGGGAACCACGTTCATCGAACACTGAAGGTGAAATAATAAAACTTTTGACTTTATAGTataccaaataattataggaggaGAACACGAAAACCTTATGCGAGTCCATTCGTTACCTTGGCATTCGTTTCTCGCAACCAGTCTCCCAGAAAGCAGTAGAAACATCCAGGAAGTTTTCTGTTGCTTTCGATCTCTTTTCAAGATGCCATAGTATGTACGATCAACGCTACATAACACCCGTTGAAGTAGACACACTCGGTAAGTTTATAATGA
This is a stretch of genomic DNA from Halichondria panicea chromosome 1, odHalPani1.1, whole genome shotgun sequence. It encodes these proteins:
- the LOC135343018 gene encoding uncharacterized protein LOC135343018, producing MRAESEQYVGENLCTELTPFTFPVHDGHNTIEIRNVPMAYVKDLWQKIEDMLSMNDNDITGVHRLTWHEGRIPSDELWVKFGGDKGGGSFKMSFQIVNVENPNAANNTCVFCMFEASDNPVNLRIALKRYRDQIEDLESKTWRGKKIKTFLSGDYEFLCHMYGLSGASAPTHPRVFLPEAHKAFARTLNASLQLEQI